A stretch of the Microtus ochrogaster isolate Prairie Vole_2 chromosome X, MicOch1.0, whole genome shotgun sequence genome encodes the following:
- the Rab33a gene encoding ras-related protein Rab-33A, with protein MAQPILGHGSLQPASAAGLASLELDSSMDQYVQIRIFKIIVIGDSNVGKTCLTFRFCGGTFPEKTEATIGVDFREKTVEIEGEKIKVQVWDTAGQERFRKSMVEHYYRNVHAVVFVYDVTKMTSFTNLKMWIQECNGHAVPPLVPKVLVGNKCDLREQIQVPSNLALKFADAHNMLLFETSAKDPKESQNVESIFMCLACRLKAQKSLLYRDAERQQGKVQKLEFPQEANSKASCPC; from the exons ATGGCGCAGCCCATCTTGGGCCATGGGAGCCTACAGCCTGCTTCAGCTGCTGGCTTGGCATCCCTGGAGCTCGACTCATCGATGGACCAGTATGTACAGATTCGTATCTTCAAAATCATCGTGATTGGGGACTCCAACGTGGGCAAGACCTGCCTGACTTTCCGCTTCTGCGGGGGTACTTTCCCAGAGAAGACTGAGGCCACTATCGGTGTGGACTTCAGGGAGAAGACCGTGGAAATCGAGGGCGAGAAGATCAAG GTTCAGGTGTGGGACACAGCAGGACAGGAACGCTTCCGTAAAAGCATGGTGGAGCACTACTACCGCAATGTGCATGCCGTGGTCTTTGTCTATGACGTCACCAAGATGACCTCCTTCACCAACTTAAAAATGTGGATCCAAGAATGCAATGGGCATGCTGTGCCCCCACTAGTCCCAAAGGTGCTTGTGGGTAACAAGTGTGACTTGAGGGAACAGATCCAGGTACCCTCCAACTTAGCCCTGAAATTTGCTGATGCCCACAACATGCTCTTGTTTGAGACATCAGCCAAGGACCCCAAAGAAAGTCAGAATGTGGAGTCAATTTTCATGTGCCTGGCTTGCCGACTGAAGGCTCAGAAATCCCTCTTGTATCGTGATGCTGAGAGGCAGCAAGGCAAGGTGCAGAAACTGGAGTTCCCACAGGAAGCTAACAGTAAAGCTTCCTGTCCTTGTTGA